Proteins co-encoded in one Anabas testudineus chromosome 8, fAnaTes1.2, whole genome shotgun sequence genomic window:
- the LOC113158711 gene encoding hemoglobin embryonic subunit alpha-like gives MTSLSAKDKNTVRAFWAKVSGKADDMGADALARMLVVYPQTKTYFSHWKDLSPGSAQVKKHGKTILAGVAEAVAKIDDLTAGLLNLSELHAFTLRVDPANFKILAHNLLVVLAITFPVDFTPEVHVSVDKFLAAVARALSEKYR, from the exons ATGACCAGTCTCAGTGCTAAGGACAAGAACACCGTCAGAGCCTTCTGGGCTAAAGTGTCCGGGAAGGCGGACGACATGGGCGCAGATGCTCTGGCCAG gATGCTGGTGGTGTACCCACAGACCAAGACCTATTTCTCCCACTGGAAGGACCTGAGCCCCGGCTCTGCCCAGGTGAAGAAGCACGGAAAGACCATCCTTGCTGGAGTTGCTGAAGCTGTGGCCAAAATCGACGATCTGACTGCAGGTCTGCTGAACCTCAGTGAGCTGCACGCCTTCACTCTGAGAGTGGACCCTGCTAACTTCAAG aTTCTGGCTCACAACCTTCTTGTGGTCTTGGCCATCACATTCCCCGTGGACTTCACCCCTGAGGTCCATGTGTCTGTGGACAAGTTCCTGGCTGCTGTGGCTCGGGCTCTGTCTGAGAAATACAGATAA
- the LOC113158645 gene encoding hemoglobin subunit beta-2-like, translating to MVEWTDFERATIQDIFSKIDVDVVGPAALSRCLVVYPWTQRYFGKFGNLYNAAAITSNPNVIAHGKVVLEGLTRAVKNLDNIKATYAELSVLHSEKLNVDPDNFKLLADCLSIVVAGQLGKDFTGDVQAAFQKFLAVVVSALGKQYH from the exons ATGGTTGAATGGACAGACTTCGAGCGCGCCACCATCCAGGACATCTTCTCCAAGATCGACGTTGATGTCGTGGGTCCTGCTGCTCTTTCCAG GTGTCTGGTTGTCTACCCCTGGACTCAGAGGTACTTCGGTAAATTTGGAAACCTCTACAACGCCGCTGCAATCACATCAAACCCAAATGTTATTGCTCACGGAAAAGTTGTCCTGGAGGGTCTGACCCGGGCTGTGAAGAACTTGGACAACATCAAGGCCACATATGCAGAGCTGAGCGTGCTGCACTCCGAGAAACTGAACGTGGACCCAGATAATTTTAAG CTGCTGGCAGACTGTCTTTCCATTGTGGTTGCTGGTCAGCTGGGTAAAGACTTCACTGGTGATGTCCAGGCAGCTTTCCAGAAGTTCCTGGCTGTGGTGGTGTCCGCTCTGGGAAAACAGTACCACTAG
- the LOC113158703 gene encoding hemoglobin embryonic subunit alpha-like — translation MTSLSAKDKNTVRAFWAKVSGKADDMGADALARMLVVYPQTKTYFSHWKDLSPGSAQVKKHGKTIMAGVAEAVAKIDDLTAGLLNLSELHAFTLRVDPANFKILAHNLLVVLAITFPVDFTPEVHVSVDKFLAAVARTLSEKYR, via the exons ATGACCAGTCTCAGTGCTAAGGACAAGAACACCGTCAGAGCCTTCTGGGCTAAAGTGTCCGGGAAGGCGGACGACATGGGCGCAGATGCTCTGGCCAG gATGCTGGTGGTGTACCCACAGACCAAGACCTATTTCTCCCACTGGAAGGACCTGAGCCCCGGCTCTGCCCAGGTGAAGAAGCACGGAAAGACCATCATGGCTGGAGTTGCTGAAGCTGTGGCCAAAATCGACGACCTGACTGCAGGTCTGCTGAACCTCAGTGAGCTGCACGCCTTCACTCTGAGAGTGGACCCTGCTAACTTCAAG aTTCTGGCTCACAACCTTCTTGTGGTCTTGGCCATCACATTCCCCGTGGACTTCACCCCTGAGGTCCATGTGTCTGTGGACAAGTTCCTGGCTGCTGTGGCTCGGACCCTGTCTGAGAAATACAGATAA